A genomic region of Micromonospora sp. NBRC 110009 contains the following coding sequences:
- a CDS encoding DoxX family protein gives MKPVRSLARVMLSGIFVVSGARNLQNPGRLAAAAKPVTDRAAPLLQNLHPRIPTDTETLIRANSATQLVGGLMLATGRFTRPVALVLAGTLVPVTIAGHPFWKNDDPAAKNNNQVHFLKNLGLFGGLLLAAADTEGKPGLRWRASHRINHSRHSVQRAVRTARREAKLAARSAATARRLPG, from the coding sequence ATGAAACCCGTGCGCTCCCTCGCCCGCGTCATGTTGAGCGGCATCTTCGTGGTCAGCGGCGCCCGTAACCTGCAGAACCCCGGCCGGCTGGCGGCGGCCGCGAAGCCGGTCACCGACCGGGCCGCCCCACTGCTCCAGAACCTGCATCCCCGGATCCCGACCGACACCGAGACGCTGATCCGGGCCAACTCGGCCACCCAGCTCGTCGGTGGGCTGATGCTGGCGACCGGGAGGTTCACCCGGCCCGTCGCGCTCGTCCTCGCCGGGACCCTGGTGCCCGTGACGATCGCCGGCCATCCCTTCTGGAAGAACGACGACCCGGCGGCGAAGAACAACAACCAGGTCCACTTCCTGAAGAACCTGGGGCTCTTCGGCGGCCTGCTCCTCGCCGCCGCGGACACCGAGGGCAAGCCCGGACTGCGCTGGCGCGCGAGTCACCGGATCAACCACTCGCGCCACTCGGTGCAGCGCGCGGTCCGGACCGCCCGCCGCGAGGCGAAGCTCGCCGCCCGGTCGGCGGCCACCGCCCGCCGACTTCCGGGCTGA
- a CDS encoding ATP-binding protein: protein MDPVRNPYAPGAGQRPPELAGRGRELDVFDVVLERVARGRPERSLMLTGLRGVGKTVLLNTLRSQAINHLWGTGKIEARPDQSLRRPIAAALHMAVRELAPRHRAPDRIDAFLGVLKAFAQRSAPTGRGGAGPKLRDRWQPGIDVPASSGRADSGDIEIDLVELLSDAAAVATDVGTGIAIFIDEMQDLGAEDVSALCAACHELSQLGAPLIVVGAGLPHLPAVLSAAKSYSERLFRYQRIDRLDRIAADQALCAPAEREEVEYEQKALDLLYEKSGGYPYFVQAYGKATWDHAPRSPITAADVRVAAPEAEAELAVGFFGSRFERATPAEREYMRAMATLSLVAGEESGRDDMDAAVPTAEIARALGRRPASLSPARDALIKKGLIYSGERGTVAFTVPHFGRYLRTQPA, encoded by the coding sequence GTGGATCCGGTCCGCAACCCGTACGCCCCGGGCGCCGGCCAGCGCCCGCCCGAACTCGCCGGGCGGGGGCGGGAGCTGGACGTCTTCGACGTGGTGCTGGAGCGGGTCGCCCGGGGCCGCCCCGAGCGCAGCCTGATGCTCACCGGCCTGCGCGGGGTCGGCAAGACCGTCCTGCTCAACACCCTCCGGTCGCAGGCCATCAACCACCTCTGGGGCACCGGCAAGATCGAGGCCCGGCCCGACCAGTCGCTGCGTCGGCCGATCGCCGCCGCGCTGCACATGGCGGTCCGCGAGCTGGCGCCCCGGCACCGCGCCCCGGACCGGATCGACGCCTTCCTCGGGGTGCTCAAGGCGTTCGCCCAGCGCTCCGCGCCGACCGGGCGGGGCGGGGCGGGGCCGAAGCTGCGGGACCGCTGGCAGCCGGGCATCGACGTGCCGGCCAGCAGCGGCCGGGCCGACTCCGGGGACATCGAGATCGACCTGGTCGAGCTGCTCAGCGACGCGGCGGCGGTCGCCACCGACGTGGGCACCGGCATCGCGATCTTCATCGACGAGATGCAGGACCTCGGCGCGGAGGATGTCTCCGCGCTCTGCGCCGCCTGTCACGAGCTGTCCCAGCTCGGCGCGCCGCTGATCGTGGTGGGCGCCGGGCTGCCGCACCTGCCGGCCGTGCTCAGCGCCGCCAAGTCCTACTCCGAGCGGCTCTTCCGCTACCAGCGGATCGACCGGCTCGACCGGATCGCCGCCGACCAGGCGCTCTGCGCGCCGGCCGAGCGGGAGGAGGTGGAGTACGAGCAGAAGGCGCTCGACCTGCTCTACGAGAAGTCCGGCGGCTACCCCTACTTCGTCCAGGCGTACGGGAAGGCCACCTGGGACCACGCCCCGCGCTCACCGATCACCGCCGCCGACGTCCGGGTCGCCGCGCCCGAGGCGGAGGCCGAACTGGCGGTCGGCTTCTTCGGCTCGCGATTCGAGCGGGCCACCCCCGCCGAGCGCGAGTACATGCGGGCGATGGCGACGCTCTCCCTGGTGGCAGGGGAGGAGAGCGGCCGGGATGACATGGACGCGGCGGTGCCGACCGCGGAGATCGCCCGCGCGCTGGGCCGCAGGCCGGCCAGCCTCTCCCCGGCTCGGGACGCGCTGATCAAGAAGGGGCTGATCTACTCCGGCGAGCGGGGCACGGTCGCCTTCACCGTCCCGCACTTCGGCCGGTACCTGCGCACCCAACCGGCCTGA
- a CDS encoding UvrD-helicase domain-containing protein — protein MPPFSAAPPGGLPPFVADLHIHSKYSRACSRDLTLPNLGWWARRKGIGVLGTGDFTHPAWYDHLRETLRPAEPGLFRLSPEAERDIARRLPPRLASEAEADPVRFMLSVEISTIYKRDDRTRKVHHLIYLPDLDAVARFNTALGRIGNLGSDGRPILGLDSRDLLEITLEASPDGYLVPAHIWTPWFSALGSKSGFDAIADCYADLADHVFAVETGLSSDPEMNWRVGSLDRYQLVSNSDAHSPPALAREATVLSSARDYFAIREALRTGDGLAGTIEFFPEEGKYHADGHRLCGVNWSPERTREAGGRCPECGKPLTVGVLSRVEELADRPEGHRPAHAREVTHLVPLAEILGELNRVGARSKKVEGKLNELIAALGPELEILTRTPLDEVGRVGGELLAEGIGRLRRGEVRRVPGYDGEYGVITLFDPAELGASGGSTGQDTLFDVPVPAPRKPTEPAPKPKAKRPAAAKPEPKRRPAPPPPPPIAPAPSPHEPFEPMLAGMEEVGTGLLDRLDAMQRVAASAPGGPLLIVAGPGTGKTRTLTHRIAYLCAELNVFPEQCLAITFTRRAAEELRHRLDGLLGPVAEDVTVGTFHSLGLTILRENAGALGLPPDFRIADDADRAAARAEAGDDDDRYTGLLRKRDLVDLDELLTLPVALLKADKKLVREYRERWKWIFVDEYQDVDAVQYELLRLLSPADGNLCAIGDPDQAIYSFRGADVGYFLRFSQDFTDARLVRLNRNYRSSAPILAAAVQAIAPSSLVRGRRLDPARLDPEAPLVGRYAATSVADEADFVVRTIDELVGGLSHRSLDSGRIDGRSTALSFSDIAVLYRTDSQAAPIVDALARANIPVQKRSHDRLRDRPGVTAIARELRHAGLDGSVAARVRLAGQILAERFAVPTLDGSGSVRPEDIRAAVDLLTPLARRCGDDLGLFLSQLATGAEVDALDPRAEAVTLLTLHAAKGLEFPVVFLVGAEDGLLPLRWPGQEPDDDAVAEERRLFFVGLTRAQDRLYVSHAARRSRHGAERDCRPSPFLDVIDPGLFERFGETEPRRPKDRQLRLI, from the coding sequence GTGCCTCCGTTCAGCGCCGCACCCCCCGGTGGCCTCCCGCCGTTCGTCGCGGATCTGCACATCCACTCGAAATACTCGCGCGCGTGCAGCCGCGACCTGACCCTGCCGAACCTGGGCTGGTGGGCCCGGCGTAAGGGCATCGGCGTCCTCGGCACCGGCGACTTCACCCATCCGGCCTGGTACGACCACCTCCGCGAGACGCTGCGCCCGGCCGAGCCGGGCCTGTTCCGGCTCAGCCCGGAGGCGGAACGGGACATCGCCCGGCGGCTGCCGCCCCGGCTGGCCAGCGAGGCGGAGGCCGACCCGGTCCGGTTCATGCTCAGCGTGGAGATCTCCACCATCTACAAGCGGGATGACCGGACCCGGAAGGTGCACCACCTGATCTACCTGCCGGACCTGGACGCGGTGGCCCGGTTCAACACCGCGCTGGGCCGGATCGGCAACCTCGGCTCGGACGGCCGGCCGATCCTCGGCCTGGACTCCCGGGACCTGCTGGAGATCACCCTGGAGGCCAGCCCGGATGGCTACCTGGTCCCGGCGCACATCTGGACGCCGTGGTTCTCCGCGCTCGGCTCGAAGTCGGGCTTCGACGCGATCGCCGACTGCTACGCGGACCTGGCCGACCACGTGTTCGCGGTGGAGACCGGGCTCTCCTCCGACCCGGAGATGAACTGGCGGGTCGGCAGCCTGGACCGCTACCAGCTGGTGTCCAACTCGGACGCGCACTCGCCGCCCGCGCTGGCCCGCGAGGCCACCGTCCTCAGCTCCGCCCGCGACTACTTCGCGATCCGGGAGGCGCTGCGGACCGGGGACGGGCTGGCCGGCACCATCGAGTTCTTCCCGGAAGAGGGCAAGTACCACGCCGACGGTCACCGGCTGTGCGGGGTGAACTGGTCCCCAGAGCGGACCCGCGAGGCCGGCGGGCGTTGCCCGGAGTGCGGCAAGCCGCTGACGGTGGGCGTACTCAGCCGGGTCGAGGAGCTGGCCGACCGGCCCGAGGGGCACCGGCCGGCGCACGCCCGCGAGGTGACCCACCTGGTGCCGCTGGCCGAGATCCTCGGTGAGCTCAACCGGGTGGGCGCCCGCTCGAAGAAGGTCGAGGGGAAGCTCAACGAGCTGATCGCCGCGCTCGGCCCGGAGCTGGAGATCCTCACCCGTACCCCGCTCGACGAGGTCGGCCGGGTCGGCGGCGAGCTGCTCGCCGAGGGGATCGGCCGGCTGCGCCGGGGCGAGGTACGCCGGGTTCCCGGTTACGACGGCGAGTACGGCGTCATCACCCTCTTCGACCCGGCCGAGCTGGGTGCCTCGGGCGGCTCGACCGGGCAGGACACCCTCTTCGACGTACCGGTGCCCGCGCCGCGGAAGCCCACCGAGCCCGCGCCGAAGCCGAAGGCGAAGCGCCCGGCGGCGGCCAAGCCGGAGCCGAAGCGCAGGCCGGCCCCGCCGCCCCCGCCACCGATCGCGCCGGCGCCCTCCCCGCACGAGCCGTTCGAGCCGATGCTCGCCGGCATGGAGGAGGTCGGCACCGGCCTGCTGGACCGGCTCGATGCGATGCAGCGGGTGGCCGCGTCCGCGCCGGGGGGTCCGCTGCTGATCGTGGCGGGGCCCGGCACCGGCAAGACCCGGACGCTGACCCACCGGATCGCGTACCTCTGCGCGGAGCTGAACGTCTTCCCGGAGCAGTGCCTGGCGATCACCTTCACCCGGCGGGCCGCCGAGGAGCTGCGGCACCGCCTCGACGGGCTGCTCGGACCGGTGGCCGAGGACGTCACGGTCGGCACGTTCCACTCGCTGGGCCTGACCATCCTGCGGGAGAACGCCGGGGCCCTGGGCCTGCCGCCGGACTTCCGCATCGCCGACGACGCCGACCGGGCGGCGGCCCGCGCCGAGGCCGGTGACGACGACGACCGCTACACCGGGCTGCTGCGCAAGCGGGACCTGGTCGACCTGGACGAGCTGCTCACCCTGCCCGTCGCGCTGTTGAAGGCCGACAAGAAGCTGGTCCGCGAGTACCGCGAACGCTGGAAGTGGATCTTCGTCGACGAGTACCAGGACGTCGACGCGGTCCAGTACGAGCTGCTGCGCCTGCTCAGCCCCGCCGACGGCAACCTCTGCGCGATCGGCGACCCCGACCAGGCCATCTACTCGTTCCGGGGCGCGGACGTCGGCTACTTCCTGCGCTTCTCGCAGGACTTCACCGACGCCCGGCTGGTCCGGCTGAACCGCAACTACCGCTCCTCCGCGCCGATCCTGGCCGCCGCGGTGCAGGCCATCGCGCCGTCGTCGCTGGTGCGGGGCCGCCGGCTCGACCCGGCGCGGCTCGACCCGGAGGCGCCGCTGGTCGGTCGCTACGCCGCGACCTCCGTCGCGGACGAGGCCGATTTCGTGGTACGCACCATCGACGAGCTCGTCGGCGGCCTCTCCCACCGCTCCCTCGACTCGGGCCGGATCGACGGCCGGTCGACCGCGCTGTCCTTCTCCGACATCGCCGTGCTCTACCGCACCGATTCGCAGGCCGCCCCGATCGTGGACGCCCTGGCCCGGGCGAACATCCCGGTGCAGAAGCGCTCGCACGACCGGCTCCGGGACCGGCCCGGGGTGACCGCGATCGCCCGCGAGCTGCGGCACGCCGGGCTCGACGGCTCGGTGGCCGCCCGCGTCCGGCTGGCCGGGCAGATCCTGGCGGAACGCTTCGCCGTGCCGACCCTCGACGGCTCCGGCTCGGTGCGCCCCGAGGACATCCGGGCGGCGGTGGACCTGCTCACCCCGCTGGCCCGGCGCTGCGGCGACGACCTGGGGCTCTTCCTCTCCCAACTGGCCACGGGCGCGGAGGTGGACGCGCTCGACCCGCGCGCCGAGGCGGTCACCCTGCTCACTCTGCACGCGGCCAAGGGCCTGGAGTTCCCGGTGGTCTTCCTCGTCGGCGCCGAGGACGGGCTGCTGCCGCTGCGCTGGCCCGGTCAGGAGCCGGACGACGACGCGGTGGCCGAGGAGCGCCGGCTCTTCTTCGTCGGACTCACCCGCGCTCAGGACCGGCTCTACGTCAGCCACGCGGCGCGGCGCAGCCGGCACGGTGCGGAACGGGACTGCCGCCCCTCCCCGTTCCTCGACGTGATCGACCCGGGCCTGTTCGAACGGTTCGGCGAAACCGAACCCCGCCGCCCCAAGGACCGTCAGCTCCGCCTGATCTGA
- a CDS encoding molybdenum cofactor biosynthesis protein MoaE translates to MSPVQGVTVGAVTDQPLDLAAHEAAVADHRAGAVVSFQGVVRDHDHGRTVTLLEYEGHPTAEAVLREVAAEIAAEPEVYAVAVSHRIGRLEIGDVALVAAVSTAHRAAAFAACARLVDEVKARLPIWKRQVFGDGTEEWVNCP, encoded by the coding sequence GTGAGCCCGGTCCAGGGGGTCACCGTCGGCGCGGTGACCGACCAGCCGCTCGACCTGGCCGCGCACGAGGCGGCCGTCGCCGACCACCGGGCCGGCGCGGTCGTCTCGTTCCAGGGCGTCGTCCGCGACCACGACCACGGCCGGACGGTGACCCTGCTGGAGTACGAGGGCCACCCGACCGCCGAGGCCGTGCTCCGCGAGGTGGCCGCCGAGATCGCGGCCGAGCCGGAGGTGTACGCGGTGGCCGTGTCGCACCGGATCGGCCGGCTGGAGATCGGCGACGTGGCCCTGGTCGCGGCGGTGAGCACCGCGCACCGGGCCGCCGCCTTCGCGGCCTGCGCCCGGCTGGTCGACGAGGTGAAGGCGCGGCTGCCGATCTGGAAGCGGCAGGTGTTCGGCGACGGCACCGAGGAGTGGGTGAACTGCCCCTGA
- a CDS encoding LppU/SCO3897 family protein: MAGWDTGQPQPPAEPGYAGYGGPSYRESPPKRGKGRLVAVLAVVAVLVLGGAAAFWVLGRDEPAPVSGSGPADASAGAGEPGGPVASPPAPASSTDPRFVQEGQCVRNDGSASRPELLISACGAKTYQVLRRIDGATNGKKDAEAKCAKVAGYTDWYFFDSELDTLDFVLCLKQR, translated from the coding sequence ATCGCGGGCTGGGACACCGGGCAGCCGCAGCCTCCGGCGGAGCCCGGATACGCCGGGTACGGCGGCCCGTCGTACCGCGAATCGCCGCCGAAGCGCGGCAAGGGTCGGCTGGTCGCGGTGCTGGCCGTGGTGGCGGTGCTGGTGCTCGGCGGCGCGGCGGCCTTCTGGGTGCTCGGTCGGGACGAGCCGGCGCCGGTGAGCGGGTCCGGGCCCGCCGACGCGAGCGCGGGGGCCGGCGAGCCGGGCGGTCCGGTGGCGTCCCCTCCGGCCCCGGCGTCCTCGACCGATCCCCGCTTCGTGCAGGAGGGCCAGTGCGTCCGCAACGACGGGAGTGCCAGCCGGCCGGAGCTGCTCATCAGTGCGTGCGGCGCGAAGACCTACCAGGTGCTGCGCCGGATCGACGGCGCGACCAACGGCAAGAAGGACGCCGAGGCCAAGTGCGCTAAGGTGGCCGGCTACACCGACTGGTACTTCTTCGACAGCGAGCTGGACACGCTCGACTTCGTGCTCTGCCTGAAGCAGCGCTGA
- a CDS encoding EamA family transporter: MSSRPASATPLAHPTTATTRPALIWTALILVYVLWGSTYLGIRVAVESLPPLTSAAIRFAVAAAVLALVLRARRGPGALRVDRRQLGSAALIGVLLLAGGNGLVVLAESGPPGVAVPSGIAALLVATVPLLVVLLRTLVGDRPRLWTFAGVGLGFVGLVLLVLPTGGAGTVPVVGALTVVAGAISWSVGSFLSGRIRMPADPFVATVYEMVAGAVVLVGVAGLRGELGGFSPAEVTGRSWAALAYLMVAGSLVAFTAYVWLLHHAPISLVATYAYVNPAVAVALGALLAAEPVTAHVLLGGAVIVAGVAVVVSTERPRRAQTARSRGRGGVGTGQIRRS, from the coding sequence ATGAGCTCACGCCCCGCGAGTGCGACGCCGCTCGCCCACCCCACCACCGCCACCACCCGGCCAGCCCTGATCTGGACCGCGCTGATTCTCGTCTACGTCCTCTGGGGCTCGACCTACCTGGGCATCCGGGTGGCGGTCGAGTCGCTGCCGCCACTCACCTCCGCGGCGATCCGGTTCGCCGTCGCCGCCGCGGTGCTCGCCCTCGTGCTGCGCGCCCGCCGAGGGCCTGGCGCGCTCCGCGTCGACCGCCGGCAGCTCGGCTCGGCCGCCCTCATCGGCGTGCTCCTGCTCGCCGGCGGCAACGGGCTGGTCGTGCTCGCCGAGTCCGGCCCGCCCGGGGTGGCGGTGCCCTCCGGCATCGCCGCGCTGCTGGTGGCCACCGTCCCGCTCCTGGTCGTGTTGTTGCGGACGCTCGTCGGCGACCGTCCCAGGCTGTGGACGTTCGCCGGGGTGGGCCTCGGCTTCGTCGGCCTCGTCCTGCTGGTGCTGCCCACCGGCGGGGCGGGGACGGTGCCCGTGGTGGGCGCCCTGACCGTGGTCGCCGGGGCCATCTCCTGGTCGGTCGGCTCCTTTCTGTCCGGGCGCATCCGGATGCCCGCCGACCCCTTCGTGGCCACCGTGTACGAGATGGTGGCCGGCGCGGTGGTGCTCGTCGGGGTCGCCGGCCTCCGGGGCGAGCTGGGCGGCTTCTCCCCCGCCGAGGTGACCGGCCGGTCCTGGGCGGCGTTGGCGTACCTGATGGTGGCGGGCTCGCTGGTCGCCTTCACCGCGTACGTGTGGCTGCTGCACCATGCGCCCATCTCGCTGGTCGCCACCTACGCGTACGTGAATCCGGCGGTCGCGGTGGCGCTCGGTGCGCTGCTCGCCGCCGAGCCCGTCACCGCGCACGTGCTGCTGGGCGGCGCGGTGATCGTCGCCGGCGTGGCGGTCGTGGTGAGCACCGAGCGCCCGCGCCGGGCACAAACTGCGAGATCGCGGGGGCGGGGCGGGGTGGGGACGGGTCAGATCAGGCGGAGCTGA
- a CDS encoding molybdopterin molybdotransferase MoeA yields MSTETAAAVAQVAAPQPAAWEEARSRVYAVGLAAALPAVDRPLADADGHTLAEPLATRTHLPAFPTSSVDGWAVRGDGPWQVVGRVLAGQTPPPLSTDGTTVEIATGAMVPEGTAAILRIEESTRTADGRVDGTPRPSLEWREPGEEASAGEELLPAGTPVDPALIGLAASCGHDTLRVRRQPRAAVLVFGDELLTSGPPGAGRVRDALGPAVPAWLRRYGCQVRPGDVIGPVADTLPAHVAALRGALATADLVCTTGGTMHGPVDHLHPTLEALGADYVVNTVAVRPGFPMLLARLVDDEGRVRFVAGLPGNPQSAVVALVSLVAPLLAGLQGRPMPVLPQVTLAESIPGRGDYTHLALVRWDRVAGTAHPLRHVGSAMLRGLAGADGFAVIRPGASGEVGDQVSVVPLPLLPGERAW; encoded by the coding sequence ATGAGCACGGAAACCGCAGCCGCCGTGGCGCAGGTCGCCGCGCCGCAGCCAGCCGCCTGGGAGGAGGCCCGCTCCCGCGTGTACGCCGTGGGCCTCGCCGCCGCACTTCCCGCGGTCGACCGGCCGCTCGCCGACGCCGACGGGCACACCCTCGCCGAGCCGCTGGCCACGCGTACCCACCTGCCGGCGTTCCCCACCTCCAGCGTGGACGGCTGGGCGGTGCGCGGGGACGGCCCGTGGCAGGTGGTGGGGCGGGTGCTCGCCGGGCAGACCCCACCCCCGCTGAGCACCGACGGCACCACCGTGGAGATCGCCACCGGGGCGATGGTCCCGGAGGGCACCGCCGCGATCCTGCGGATCGAGGAGTCCACCCGGACCGCCGACGGCCGGGTCGACGGTACGCCGCGCCCGAGCCTGGAGTGGCGGGAGCCAGGCGAGGAGGCCTCCGCCGGCGAGGAGTTGCTGCCGGCCGGCACCCCGGTCGACCCGGCGCTGATCGGCCTGGCCGCCTCCTGCGGCCACGACACGCTGCGGGTCCGCCGGCAGCCGCGGGCCGCGGTGCTGGTCTTCGGTGACGAGCTGCTGACCTCCGGCCCGCCCGGCGCCGGCCGGGTCCGGGACGCTCTCGGCCCGGCGGTGCCCGCCTGGCTGCGCCGGTACGGCTGCCAGGTGCGCCCGGGCGACGTGATCGGCCCGGTGGCCGACACCCTGCCCGCCCACGTGGCCGCCCTGCGCGGCGCGCTCGCCACCGCCGACCTGGTCTGCACCACCGGCGGCACCATGCACGGTCCGGTCGACCACCTGCACCCCACACTGGAGGCGCTCGGCGCGGACTACGTGGTCAACACCGTGGCGGTCCGCCCGGGCTTCCCGATGCTGCTCGCGCGGTTGGTGGACGACGAGGGTCGGGTCCGGTTCGTGGCCGGCCTGCCGGGCAACCCCCAGTCGGCGGTCGTGGCGCTGGTCTCGCTGGTCGCGCCGCTGCTCGCCGGCCTCCAGGGCCGGCCGATGCCGGTGTTGCCGCAGGTCACCCTGGCCGAGTCGATCCCCGGCCGGGGCGACTACACCCACCTCGCCCTGGTCCGGTGGGACCGGGTCGCCGGCACCGCTCACCCACTGCGCCACGTCGGCTCGGCGATGCTGCGCGGCCTGGCCGGGGCGGACGGTTTCGCGGTGATCCGGCCGGGCGCCAGCGGCGAGGTCGGGGACCAGGTGTCCGTCGTACCGCTGCCGCTGCTCCCCGGGGAGCGGGCGTGGTGA
- a CDS encoding glycosyltransferase 87 family protein — protein sequence MPATVGRRLDRLAPVHRGTRGIDRRTVVRTGIVAAVAYAAWLAIGAFGRPYNFFDMKIYHGAVVWWASGHELYDFIAPSTTLGFTYPPFAGLVMLPMSWLPVDAAGWLNALASIAALAVVLAALLRPIVDRLGWPLWFTVSIATPMAVAIEPSRETLGYGQVNLLLFALIMADMVGLRWRAKRGTHHDIADSALARFVYSGTWAGVGIGLATAVKLTPALFVAYLMITRQWRAALTAIGTTIAVTLGTFALVGEESRTYFSAVLWQTERVGAADMTANQSLAGLLARLYDSIETPGLLWLAFSVLVLALGLSRAASARADGDELTAFTLVGLTANVISPISWSHHLVFVIPAIIVLADAAVRRREASRGLLPRVNGTPSATGVPPLRPPIWYPTLTGLRHGVGALTLYLLFLISPIWPYEHQLPEVSHYQDGLFGALMENSLAIALIVLVAALPWRPGAEPAFYHDRLVRTAQLTARR from the coding sequence ATGCCGGCGACCGTCGGTAGACGCCTGGACCGCCTCGCCCCAGTCCACCGCGGGACGCGTGGGATCGATCGCAGGACAGTCGTACGGACCGGCATCGTGGCCGCCGTCGCCTACGCCGCATGGCTCGCCATCGGCGCGTTCGGGCGGCCGTACAACTTCTTCGACATGAAGATCTACCACGGTGCCGTGGTGTGGTGGGCGAGCGGCCACGAGCTGTACGACTTCATCGCGCCCTCCACCACTTTGGGCTTCACCTACCCACCCTTCGCCGGGCTGGTCATGCTGCCGATGTCCTGGCTGCCGGTCGACGCCGCCGGCTGGCTCAACGCCCTGGCCAGCATCGCCGCGCTCGCCGTCGTGCTGGCCGCGCTGCTGCGCCCGATCGTCGACCGGCTCGGCTGGCCGCTGTGGTTCACCGTCAGCATCGCCACGCCGATGGCCGTCGCCATCGAGCCGTCCCGGGAGACGCTCGGCTACGGCCAGGTCAACCTGCTGCTCTTCGCACTGATCATGGCCGACATGGTCGGGCTGCGTTGGCGGGCCAAGCGGGGGACCCACCACGACATCGCCGACTCGGCGCTGGCCCGCTTCGTCTACAGCGGCACCTGGGCCGGGGTCGGCATCGGCCTGGCCACCGCGGTCAAGCTGACCCCGGCGCTGTTCGTCGCGTACCTGATGATCACCCGGCAGTGGCGCGCGGCGCTGACCGCGATCGGCACCACGATCGCCGTGACCCTCGGGACGTTCGCACTGGTCGGGGAGGAGTCGCGGACGTACTTCAGCGCGGTGCTCTGGCAGACCGAGCGGGTCGGTGCGGCGGACATGACCGCCAACCAGTCGCTCGCCGGCCTGCTGGCCCGGCTCTACGACTCGATCGAGACGCCCGGCCTGCTCTGGCTGGCCTTCTCGGTGCTGGTGCTGGCGCTGGGCCTGTCCCGCGCGGCCAGCGCCCGGGCCGACGGCGACGAGCTGACCGCGTTCACCCTGGTCGGGCTGACCGCCAACGTGATCAGCCCGATCTCCTGGTCCCACCACCTGGTGTTCGTGATCCCGGCAATCATCGTGCTGGCCGACGCCGCGGTACGCCGCCGCGAGGCCAGCCGGGGGCTGCTACCCCGGGTCAACGGGACGCCCTCCGCCACCGGGGTGCCGCCGCTGCGCCCGCCGATCTGGTATCCGACGCTCACCGGCCTGCGGCACGGCGTCGGCGCGCTGACGCTCTACCTGCTCTTCCTGATCTCGCCGATCTGGCCGTACGAGCACCAACTGCCCGAGGTGTCGCACTACCAGGACGGCCTGTTCGGCGCGCTGATGGAGAACTCCCTGGCGATCGCCCTGATCGTGCTGGTCGCGGCGCTGCCGTGGCGCCCCGGCGCGGAACCGGCGTTCTACCACGACCGGCTGGTACGCACCGCCCAGCTCACCGCCCGCCGCTGA
- a CDS encoding GNAT family N-acetyltransferase, whose translation MTTLRLRPEDPADEAPVARVLAAAFARPDVATPPEVGLVDELRHSDAWIPELAMVAEYGGEVVGYALLTRVRVCSDGGAYPALALGPVAVAPHRRRIGHGTAVVQAALDAATELGERLVVVLGDPAFYRRFGFGPADRQGLTSPWSGLGEPWQALVLPPVTSDEAPPAAGEVIFPPPWSKV comes from the coding sequence GTGACGACGCTGCGACTCCGACCCGAGGATCCGGCGGACGAGGCACCGGTCGCCCGGGTGCTGGCGGCCGCCTTCGCCCGCCCCGATGTCGCCACGCCACCCGAGGTGGGGCTGGTCGATGAGCTGCGGCACAGCGACGCCTGGATTCCCGAACTGGCGATGGTCGCCGAGTACGGCGGCGAGGTGGTCGGCTACGCGTTGCTGACCCGGGTCCGGGTGTGCTCGGACGGGGGCGCGTATCCGGCCCTGGCGCTCGGCCCGGTGGCGGTCGCCCCGCACCGGCGGCGGATCGGGCACGGCACCGCGGTGGTGCAGGCGGCCCTCGACGCCGCGACCGAGCTGGGCGAACGGCTGGTGGTGGTGCTGGGCGACCCGGCGTTCTACCGCCGGTTCGGCTTCGGCCCCGCCGACCGCCAGGGGCTGACCAGCCCCTGGTCGGGGCTGGGGGAGCCGTGGCAGGCGCTGGTGCTGCCGCCGGTCACCAGCGACGAGGCGCCCCCGGCGGCCGGCGAGGTGATCTTCCCGCCGCCCTGGTCCAAGGTCTGA